A region from the Halanaerobiaceae bacterium ANBcell28 genome encodes:
- a CDS encoding cell division protein ZapA, whose translation MAIEDKHNNRFSIKIMGEELVVVGNLSDDYVNRLSEHINLIGDEISRAYPRLSRQRIIALTIMNITDEYYKLKSVYNKKLEDLKMAEKENLLLKEKYKEIKKDYEELLKLIEEDD comes from the coding sequence ATGGCTATAGAGGATAAGCATAATAATAGGTTTAGTATTAAAATTATGGGTGAAGAACTTGTTGTAGTAGGAAATCTTTCTGATGATTATGTAAATAGACTCTCTGAACATATTAATCTCATTGGTGATGAAATATCTCGAGCTTATCCTAGGCTATCACGTCAAAGAATTATTGCCTTGACAATAATGAATATAACTGATGAGTATTATAAGTTAAAAAGTGTATATAATAAGAAACTAGAAGATTTAAAAATGGCAGAAAAAGAGAATCTTCTTTTAAAGGAAAAATATAAGGAGATAAAAAAAGATTACGAAGAATTATTAAAGCTAATAGAGGAGGATGATTAG
- a CDS encoding CvpA family protein: MNITIIDILILLMFLYFIISGYHKGFIRQTSTILGILLALLISMNYYKDFIPLIESFISVAPEFYQFISFAILFIGINIFVHILGTIFKRVLDVLFLKPIDHAAGAVLGLVKGFLVSYLLVLMLSHIPYATLTENIRQSILAARILDMTPFIQSSLQSIFKS, translated from the coding sequence TTGAACATAACAATAATTGATATATTGATCTTGCTCATGTTTCTATATTTTATTATTAGTGGTTATCATAAAGGGTTTATTAGGCAAACTAGTACAATACTAGGTATTTTGCTAGCCTTACTAATATCAATGAATTACTATAAGGATTTTATACCTTTAATAGAATCATTTATTAGTGTTGCTCCGGAATTTTACCAGTTCATTAGTTTTGCTATATTGTTTATAGGCATAAATATATTTGTACATATACTTGGAACTATTTTCAAAAGAGTCTTAGATGTCTTGTTTCTTAAACCAATAGACCATGCTGCTGGAGCAGTTTTAGGTTTAGTAAAAGGTTTTCTTGTATCCTATTTACTAGTATTAATGTTATCTCATATACCATATGCTACTTTAACAGAAAATATTAGACAGTCTATATTAGCAGCCAGGATACTTGATATGACACCATTTATTCAAAGTAGTTTGCAAAGTATCTTCAAATCCTAA
- the infC gene encoding translation initiation factor IF-3 — protein sequence MSSDLRINDRIRAREVRLITSEGEQIGVVPISEALRTSEEKGLDLVEVAPQAKPPVCKIMDYGKYKYEQAKQAKKAKKNQNIMNVKEVQMGVKIDDHDFNVKLKMARRFLNNKDKVKVRIKFRGREMMHQQIGYDLAERLIEGTEDIGKVESKPHMEGRNMFMFLTPKMDD from the coding sequence ATCAGTAGTGATTTAAGGATTAATGATCGAATTAGAGCAAGAGAGGTTCGGCTTATAACTTCAGAAGGAGAACAGATTGGAGTAGTTCCTATCTCTGAAGCTTTAAGAACATCGGAAGAAAAGGGGTTAGATTTGGTCGAAGTAGCTCCTCAGGCTAAACCGCCTGTTTGTAAGATTATGGACTATGGTAAGTATAAATATGAGCAGGCTAAACAAGCTAAAAAGGCCAAGAAGAATCAAAACATAATGAATGTAAAAGAAGTGCAAATGGGAGTTAAAATTGATGATCATGATTTTAATGTAAAATTAAAAATGGCTCGTAGATTTTTGAATAACAAAGACAAGGTCAAAGTTAGGATTAAATTTAGGGGTAGAGAAATGATGCATCAACAAATCGGATATGATCTTGCAGAAAGATTAATAGAAGGAACTGAAGATATTGGTAAGGTGGAGAGCAAGCCACATATGGAAGGACGTAATATGTTTATGTTCTTAACTCCTAAAATGGATGATTAG
- the pheT gene encoding phenylalanine--tRNA ligase subunit beta has product MRVVYNWLKEYIDFPYSPEELDHILTMSGLEVDELEYLGEGIEDIVIGEIKKISPHPNADKLVICELDTADEILKIVTGAPNVAEGAKVPVAKVGVTLPNGMKIKKAKLRGEPSLGMLCSTDELGLSEERASGIMILNSDAKVGMKLIDYLNLDDYVLKLDLTPNYARCLGYLGIARELEALQNDMEVKYPKIELKEKNDNINDLIEVDVQANDLCPRYTGRIIKDVKIAPSPMWMQKRLSAAGIRPINNVVDITNYVLLEYNQPLHAFDYDQVSDKKIIVRRAKKGEKLVTLDDKERKLDEEVLVIADAEKAIGLAGVMGGANSEVTENTKTIFLESAYFHPVNIRKTAKKLGLPSEASHRFERGLDMENTLEAANRAAYLLQEYADGTVLNAVIDIYPNGYIPLEINLDLEYVNRVLGLELSLKTVKEMLEKLKFAVKENNGESLLVSVPAFRGDVEREADLVEELARMYGYNNIPLTKPISKQQGGKNEKQRFEDLSKEIMLSSGLDEIISFSMTGEDAYKILKLEDDSKLKDWVKIKNPLNETYALMRTSLIPGILEVLSKNAKRQVANMKVFELSNVYFNKEDEEGYCQELKLAAASMGIQEDNWNLSAPDFFYLKGIIENYFDSIGVKNYRFEASEISYLHPGRTAKIMINNMEIGFIGEIHPEIIEELDLKERAAIYQIDIKKIFDNASLLNKYQELPKYPAIERDLAVLVGKDINSAALLELIKKNGGKLLKQVDIFDLYQGDQVPDNQKSLAYKLLFQAENKTLTDEEVNKVFKKIIGELEECFSAKIRGN; this is encoded by the coding sequence ATGCGAGTTGTATATAATTGGTTGAAAGAATATATAGATTTTCCATATAGTCCTGAGGAATTGGACCATATATTAACCATGTCTGGTTTGGAGGTTGATGAGCTTGAATATTTAGGTGAGGGTATTGAAGATATAGTAATTGGCGAAATAAAAAAAATCAGCCCTCATCCAAATGCAGACAAATTAGTTATTTGTGAACTTGATACTGCTGATGAAATACTTAAAATTGTAACAGGAGCTCCAAATGTTGCAGAAGGAGCAAAGGTGCCAGTTGCTAAGGTTGGTGTTACTTTACCTAATGGTATGAAAATTAAGAAAGCAAAGCTTCGAGGTGAGCCATCACTTGGAATGTTATGCTCTACTGATGAACTAGGTTTAAGTGAAGAACGTGCTAGTGGCATCATGATTTTAAATTCTGATGCAAAAGTTGGTATGAAATTAATAGACTATCTTAATCTTGATGACTATGTTTTAAAACTGGATTTAACACCAAACTATGCTCGTTGCTTAGGCTATTTAGGTATAGCTAGAGAATTAGAAGCTTTACAAAACGACATGGAAGTAAAGTATCCTAAAATAGAATTAAAAGAAAAAAATGATAATATTAACGATTTAATAGAGGTGGATGTTCAGGCAAATGATTTGTGTCCACGTTACACTGGAAGAATAATAAAAGATGTAAAGATAGCTCCTTCACCTATGTGGATGCAAAAAAGACTATCTGCTGCAGGTATTAGACCTATAAATAATGTTGTTGATATTACAAATTACGTTTTATTAGAATACAATCAACCTTTACATGCTTTTGATTATGATCAAGTTTCAGATAAAAAAATAATAGTACGAAGAGCAAAAAAAGGTGAAAAACTTGTAACTCTAGACGATAAAGAAAGAAAACTAGATGAAGAAGTTCTTGTGATTGCAGATGCTGAAAAAGCTATTGGATTAGCAGGGGTTATGGGTGGAGCTAATAGTGAAGTTACAGAAAATACAAAGACTATATTTTTGGAATCTGCTTATTTTCATCCAGTAAATATTCGTAAAACAGCTAAGAAATTAGGGTTACCAAGTGAAGCATCACATCGTTTTGAACGTGGATTAGATATGGAAAATACTCTAGAAGCAGCTAATCGAGCAGCTTATTTATTACAAGAGTATGCAGATGGCACAGTTCTTAATGCTGTAATTGATATATATCCAAATGGATATATTCCTTTGGAAATAAACTTAGATTTAGAATATGTTAACAGAGTGCTAGGTCTTGAACTTTCTTTAAAAACAGTTAAAGAGATGTTAGAGAAATTGAAATTTGCTGTAAAAGAAAACAATGGTGAATCATTATTGGTAAGTGTACCAGCTTTTCGTGGTGATGTAGAAAGAGAAGCAGATTTGGTCGAAGAACTAGCTAGAATGTATGGTTATAATAATATTCCGTTAACTAAACCTATTAGTAAGCAACAGGGTGGTAAAAATGAAAAACAAAGATTTGAAGACTTAAGTAAAGAGATAATGCTATCATCAGGCTTAGATGAAATAATTTCTTTTAGTATGACAGGGGAAGATGCTTACAAGATATTAAAACTTGAAGATGATAGTAAATTAAAAGATTGGGTAAAAATTAAAAATCCACTTAATGAAACGTATGCTTTAATGAGAACATCATTAATTCCTGGAATTTTAGAAGTTCTATCTAAGAATGCTAAAAGACAGGTAGCAAATATGAAAGTTTTCGAATTATCTAATGTATATTTCAATAAAGAAGATGAAGAGGGCTATTGCCAAGAACTAAAACTAGCCGCTGCAAGTATGGGTATTCAAGAAGATAATTGGAATTTATCAGCTCCTGATTTCTTTTACTTAAAAGGAATAATTGAAAATTATTTTGACAGTATCGGAGTAAAGAATTATAGATTTGAGGCCAGTGAAATTTCTTATTTACATCCAGGCCGAACAGCCAAAATAATGATTAATAATATGGAAATTGGTTTTATTGGTGAAATACATCCAGAAATAATTGAGGAGCTTGATTTAAAAGAAAGGGCCGCTATTTACCAGATTGATATCAAAAAAATATTTGACAATGCTAGTTTATTAAACAAATATCAAGAATTACCTAAATATCCAGCTATTGAAAGGGATTTAGCAGTTTTAGTAGGAAAAGATATAAATTCTGCAGCACTTCTGGAGCTTATAAAGAAGAATGGTGGGAAGCTTTTAAAACAAGTTGACATATTCGATCTTTATCAGGGAGATCAAGTTCCAGATAATCAAAAAAGTTTAGCATATAAATTATTATTCCAGGCTGAGAATAAAACTTTAACAGATGAAGAAGTAAATAAAGTATTTAAAAAGATAATTGGTGAATTAGAAGAATGTTTTTCTGCAAAAATTAGAGGAAATTAA
- the pheS gene encoding phenylalanine--tRNA ligase subunit alpha, whose translation MDLKQQLKSIEEEAKKLFNEVGDLESLEGLRIEFLGKKGRITDVLRQMGKIPAEERPIIGQVANKLKATLNKMLSEKKSVLKEVLKKKKLQEETIDVTLPGKQIELGHKHPLTQITEQVKDIFIGLGFNIAEGPEIENQYNNFEALNIPKYHPARDLQDTLYIDDEHVLRTHTSPVQIRTMAKEKPPIRIIAPGRVYRSDEIDASHSPVFHQLEGLVVDHGISFSDLKGTIETFLKAIYGENTKTRFRPSYFPFTEPSAEVDISCVICEGKGCRLCSSTGWLEVMGSGMVHPNVLEMAGIDSKEYTGFAFGMGLDRITMLKYGINDIRLLFENDKRFLHQF comes from the coding sequence TTGGATTTAAAACAACAGTTAAAAAGTATTGAAGAAGAAGCAAAAAAATTATTTAATGAAGTAGGAGACTTAGAATCACTAGAAGGCTTAAGAATTGAGTTTTTAGGAAAAAAAGGTAGGATAACGGATGTACTAAGACAAATGGGAAAAATACCTGCTGAAGAGAGACCTATCATAGGTCAGGTCGCTAATAAGTTAAAAGCTACCCTTAATAAGATGCTAAGCGAGAAAAAATCTGTTTTGAAAGAAGTCTTGAAAAAGAAAAAACTTCAGGAAGAAACAATTGATGTTACATTACCAGGTAAGCAAATAGAATTAGGCCATAAACATCCTTTGACACAAATTACTGAACAAGTTAAAGATATTTTTATTGGTTTAGGTTTTAATATAGCAGAAGGTCCAGAGATAGAAAATCAATATAATAATTTTGAGGCTTTAAATATTCCTAAATATCATCCAGCTAGAGACTTGCAAGATACATTATATATAGATGATGAGCATGTATTACGTACACATACATCGCCTGTACAGATTAGGACTATGGCTAAAGAGAAACCACCTATAAGAATTATAGCTCCTGGGCGTGTATACCGTTCTGATGAAATTGATGCATCTCATTCCCCAGTATTTCACCAGTTAGAAGGATTGGTTGTAGATCATGGGATATCTTTTTCTGATCTTAAAGGAACTATTGAGACTTTTTTAAAGGCCATATATGGGGAAAATACAAAAACAAGATTTCGTCCTAGTTATTTTCCTTTTACAGAGCCTAGTGCAGAAGTGGATATTTCTTGTGTTATCTGTGAAGGAAAAGGTTGTAGGTTATGTTCCAGCACGGGTTGGTTAGAAGTAATGGGTTCTGGAATGGTGCATCCTAATGTATTAGAAATGGCTGGTATAGATTCAAAAGAGTACACTGGTTTTGCCTTTGGTATGGGCTTAGATAGAATAACAATGCTGAAATATGGTATAAATGATATACGATTATTATTTGAAAATGACAAACGCTTTTTACATCAATTTTAG
- the thrS gene encoding threonine--tRNA ligase yields the protein MSEIKITLPDGSQKSYDQGITIEEVAFSIGTGLGRAAVAGTVDGKLVDLKTELEDDVELSIVTLDSEEGLDIYRHTTAHIMAQAVKRIYGDEVKVAIGPTIDNGFYYDFDKDENFTKEDLLKIEKEMKKIIKEDISIEREIISREKAIEMMKENDEIYKVDLLEDMDTDNVSLYHQGDFTDLCRGPHLPSTGKVKAYKLLSIAGAYWRGDENNKMLQRIYATAFPKKSQLKEDLERREEAKKRDHNKLGRELDLFMTEDIIGQGLPLLKPKGAKVIQVLQRFVEDEEERRGYQLTKTPFMAKSDLYKVSGHWDHYKADMFVLGNEESDPEVMGLRPMTCPFQFMMYNSKLHSYRDLPIRYAETSSLFRNESSGEMHGLIRVRQFTISEGHLICTPEQLEEEFMGVVDLINYMMETIGIQDDIWYRFSKWDPNKKGKYIDNPEAWQESQEKMKNILDKLEIDYREAEGEAAFYGPKLDIQFKNVHGKEDTIITVQIDFALPERFDMTYVDSDNEKKRPYVIHRTSIGCYERTLAMLIEKYAGAFPTWLAPVQVEIIPVSDDQLDYAYKLKKEFEKDRIRVEIDDSKEKLGYKIRQAQLEKIPYMLIVGQNEVDDNTVSVRDRKEGDIGALSVEEFKNKVLKEIEEKLN from the coding sequence ATGTCAGAGATTAAAATTACTTTACCTGATGGTTCGCAGAAAAGCTATGATCAAGGCATTACTATTGAAGAGGTGGCCTTTAGCATAGGTACAGGCTTAGGGAGAGCTGCTGTTGCTGGTACTGTTGATGGGAAATTAGTAGATCTTAAGACTGAACTGGAAGATGATGTGGAACTGTCTATTGTTACTCTTGATTCTGAAGAGGGTTTAGATATATACCGTCATACTACAGCACATATTATGGCTCAAGCTGTAAAAAGAATTTATGGAGATGAAGTAAAGGTTGCTATTGGACCAACAATTGATAATGGTTTTTATTACGATTTTGATAAAGATGAAAACTTTACAAAAGAAGACTTATTGAAAATAGAAAAAGAAATGAAAAAGATCATCAAAGAAGATATATCTATTGAAAGAGAAATTATTTCACGTGAAAAAGCTATTGAAATGATGAAGGAAAATGATGAGATCTATAAAGTTGACTTACTTGAAGATATGGATACTGACAATGTAAGTTTATATCATCAAGGAGATTTTACAGATTTATGCCGTGGGCCACATTTGCCCTCAACAGGAAAGGTAAAGGCATATAAACTACTAAGTATAGCTGGTGCTTATTGGCGTGGCGATGAGAACAATAAAATGTTACAGAGAATATATGCTACTGCTTTCCCTAAGAAATCACAGCTTAAAGAAGATCTTGAACGAAGAGAAGAAGCGAAAAAACGTGATCATAATAAATTAGGAAGAGAATTAGATCTTTTTATGACAGAAGATATAATTGGCCAAGGTTTACCTTTGTTAAAACCAAAAGGTGCTAAAGTTATTCAAGTATTACAACGTTTTGTTGAAGATGAAGAAGAAAGAAGGGGTTATCAGCTTACTAAAACTCCTTTTATGGCAAAAAGTGATTTGTATAAAGTTTCCGGTCATTGGGATCATTATAAAGCAGATATGTTTGTTTTAGGTAATGAAGAAAGTGATCCAGAAGTAATGGGTTTAAGGCCCATGACGTGTCCTTTTCAGTTTATGATGTATAATTCTAAATTACACAGCTATCGAGATTTACCTATAAGGTATGCTGAAACTTCTTCTTTATTTAGAAATGAATCTTCAGGAGAAATGCACGGTTTAATAAGAGTTAGACAATTTACTATATCTGAAGGACATCTAATATGTACACCAGAGCAACTAGAAGAAGAATTTATGGGCGTAGTAGATTTAATTAACTATATGATGGAGACTATTGGAATACAGGATGACATCTGGTATCGTTTTTCCAAATGGGATCCTAATAAAAAAGGTAAATATATAGATAATCCTGAAGCTTGGCAAGAATCTCAAGAAAAAATGAAGAATATACTTGATAAATTAGAAATAGACTATAGAGAAGCTGAAGGAGAAGCGGCTTTTTATGGTCCGAAATTAGATATTCAATTTAAAAATGTTCATGGAAAAGAAGATACAATTATCACTGTGCAGATAGATTTTGCTTTGCCTGAAAGATTCGATATGACCTATGTTGATAGTGATAATGAGAAGAAAAGACCATATGTAATTCATAGGACTTCAATTGGATGTTATGAGAGAACTTTGGCTATGTTGATAGAAAAATATGCAGGTGCTTTTCCAACCTGGCTTGCTCCAGTACAGGTAGAGATAATACCAGTATCTGACGACCAGCTTGATTATGCCTACAAGCTGAAAAAAGAGTTTGAGAAAGATAGGATAAGAGTGGAAATAGATGATAGTAAAGAAAAGCTAGGTTATAAGATACGCCAGGCACAACTAGAAAAAATCCCTTATATGTTGATAGTTGGCCAAAATGAAGTTGATGATAACACAGTATCTGTAAGAGATAGAAAAGAAGGAGACATTGGTGCATTAAGTGTTGAGGAATTTAAAAATAAAGTTTTAAAGGAGATAGAAGAAAAGTTAAATTAA
- the rpmI gene encoding 50S ribosomal protein L35: MPKMKTHKGIKKRVKKTSTGKLKRSKAFRRHIMTKKSGQRKRDLRKGGLIDKTIEKKYRDLI, encoded by the coding sequence ATGCCTAAAATGAAAACACATAAAGGTATCAAGAAAAGAGTAAAAAAGACCAGTACAGGCAAACTAAAAAGAAGTAAAGCCTTTCGTAGACACATTATGACTAAAAAGTCTGGACAAAGAAAAAGAGACTTACGTAAAGGCGGCCTAATTGATAAGACAATTGAAAAAAAATATAGAGATTTAATATAA
- the rplT gene encoding 50S ribosomal protein L20: MPRIKRGVKARRRRKKILKMAKGYYGAKSKLFRPANQAVMKSLHYAYRDRKARKRDFRRLWITRINAAARKEGLSYSRFINGLKLANIDIDRKMLADMAVRDENSFGELVIIAKEALNA; encoded by the coding sequence ATGCCCCGTATTAAAAGAGGTGTAAAAGCTCGTAGAAGAAGAAAAAAGATTTTAAAAATGGCTAAAGGTTATTATGGTGCAAAAAGTAAATTATTTAGACCTGCAAATCAAGCAGTCATGAAGTCTTTGCACTATGCATATAGAGATCGTAAAGCGCGTAAACGTGACTTTAGAAGATTATGGATTACTAGAATAAATGCTGCTGCTCGCAAAGAAGGTTTGTCATACAGTCGCTTTATAAATGGATTAAAATTAGCTAACATTGATATTGATAGAAAAATGCTAGCTGATATGGCTGTAAGAGATGAAAACAGCTTTGGAGAGTTAGTTATTATTGCTAAAGAAGCATTAAATGCATAA
- a CDS encoding RNA methyltransferase, protein MHDIINSEQNSKIKYLKKLYDRRKRRDEGKFILEGYRIIEEALKAQARIDNVFMTPDFLKSKQGEDLKIKINNMKDQVSITVISEKLLEKIADTSSPQGVIALANEKKYDLESLFDRAKRLLLIDRVQDPGNMGTIIRTAVAAGIDGILILKGSVDIYNLKVLRSTMGAIFNISIIKDLSLDDFFSFYNSNKNEFKLISTALNTEKYYYDIEYPDNLIIAIGNEANGLKDEIIKNSDYIVKIPIIGEIDSLNAAIATGIIVYKALEANC, encoded by the coding sequence TTGCATGATATAATTAATAGTGAACAGAATTCTAAAATAAAATATTTAAAAAAACTTTATGATCGCAGAAAAAGACGAGATGAAGGGAAGTTTATTTTAGAAGGATATAGAATTATAGAAGAGGCACTTAAAGCTCAAGCTAGAATAGATAATGTATTCATGACTCCTGATTTTTTAAAAAGCAAGCAAGGGGAAGACTTGAAAATCAAAATTAATAATATGAAAGATCAAGTAAGTATAACAGTGATTTCAGAAAAATTATTAGAAAAGATAGCAGATACTTCAAGTCCTCAGGGTGTTATAGCTCTTGCTAATGAAAAAAAATATGACTTAGAATCTCTCTTTGATAGGGCAAAAAGACTCTTGCTAATTGATAGGGTACAGGATCCTGGCAATATGGGCACTATTATAAGAACGGCAGTTGCAGCTGGTATAGATGGCATATTAATTTTAAAAGGCAGTGTCGATATTTATAACCTTAAAGTACTAAGGTCTACTATGGGGGCAATTTTTAACATTAGTATAATTAAAGATTTAAGCTTAGATGATTTCTTTTCTTTTTATAATTCTAATAAAAATGAATTCAAACTAATAAGCACAGCGCTTAATACAGAAAAGTACTATTATGATATTGAATATCCAGATAATCTAATAATTGCTATTGGAAACGAAGCTAATGGATTAAAAGATGAAATAATTAAAAATTCAGATTATATAGTTAAAATCCCAATAATTGGTGAAATTGACTCTTTAAATGCAGCAATAGCTACTGGAATTATTGTTTATAAGGCTTTAGAAGCTAATTGTTAA
- a CDS encoding endonuclease MutS2 translates to MHNSILEILELNKIKAELKGYASTNIAKEIIDALKPLDDIKYIKKTLKEVSVASKLIQEFNTPSFGGVRDLREIIKKVNKGMILSQKELIDIKNTLDAFRSLRKYFDEIIDNLDPRVIDNYYGLVVNKGIKIIDLKSLNRELNHCFDDYGEIKDTASKKLSKIRSEINRMINNVRDKMENIIRNTKYENMLQDKLITRRRDRYVVPIKSEYRNTFQGIVHDQSSSGMTLFMEPMVIVKMNNRLSELYSEEEKEIYKILQKLSAEVAKDSHTLEANLKITTILDVIFARAAYSRALNAIEPEVNKSGVIDIKEGRHPLLGEIAVPIDIQLGGDFSTLIITGPNTGGKTVALKTVGLFVLMVECGMHIPAAIGTEISLFKNVFADIGDEQSIEQNLSTFSSHMNRIKSFIAKADKDSLILMDELGAGTDPKEGAALGISIMESLREKGAFTIVTTHYSQLKNYAYNKDGVENASVEFNIETLKPTYKVLMGIPGGSNAFAIAERLGIPKEIVLDAKDLLSSDEIEVEEIISGLNHERKKYKELKEEFLAKEQEAKELRKKYHEEVESLKKKKEDIVKKAHEKASDIIETARKQSKEILKKLKKSDFTSRSEVDREGNEVNQDFKTLDDSFLSSKELTVKDAKSQEDISIGDDVRILSVGRRGKVIDIDYDKEEVSVQAGIMTVKASLEDIVKAEMPEIKKKEMIKKYKLKKTQKVSSSLDLRGERYELAQRKVDKYLDDVFLAGLKQVEIIHGKGTGALREAVKDIIKSHKHVDSYRLGRQEEGGTGVTIVSVK, encoded by the coding sequence TTGCATAATAGTATATTAGAAATCCTGGAATTAAATAAAATAAAAGCCGAACTTAAAGGATATGCAAGTACTAATATAGCTAAGGAGATAATTGATGCTTTAAAACCGCTTGATGATATAAAATACATTAAAAAGACACTGAAAGAAGTAAGTGTGGCAAGTAAATTAATACAAGAATTTAATACGCCTTCTTTTGGTGGAGTTCGGGATTTAAGGGAGATTATAAAAAAAGTAAATAAAGGTATGATATTATCACAAAAAGAATTGATTGATATTAAAAATACACTTGATGCTTTTCGATCTTTGAGAAAATACTTTGATGAAATAATAGATAATTTAGATCCTAGAGTTATAGATAATTATTATGGTCTTGTAGTAAATAAAGGAATTAAAATAATAGATTTAAAAAGTTTAAACAGAGAGTTAAATCATTGTTTTGATGATTATGGGGAAATAAAAGATACAGCTAGTAAAAAACTTTCTAAAATTAGGTCTGAGATAAATAGAATGATTAATAATGTGCGAGATAAAATGGAGAATATTATTAGAAATACAAAATATGAAAATATGCTCCAAGATAAATTGATAACTAGGAGAAGGGATAGATATGTTGTTCCTATAAAAAGTGAATATAGGAATACTTTTCAAGGTATAGTTCATGACCAATCTTCTAGTGGTATGACCTTATTTATGGAACCGATGGTTATTGTAAAAATGAATAATAGATTAAGTGAATTGTATTCAGAAGAAGAAAAAGAAATATATAAAATTTTACAAAAATTAAGTGCTGAAGTAGCAAAAGATTCTCATACATTAGAAGCCAATTTAAAAATAACAACAATACTTGATGTAATTTTTGCACGTGCAGCGTATAGTAGAGCATTAAATGCTATTGAACCTGAGGTAAATAAAAGTGGTGTTATTGATATAAAAGAAGGTAGACATCCTTTATTAGGAGAGATAGCAGTTCCAATTGATATACAATTAGGTGGAGATTTCTCCACTTTGATTATTACTGGACCTAATACAGGGGGTAAAACGGTAGCCTTAAAAACTGTAGGTTTGTTTGTTTTGATGGTAGAATGTGGTATGCATATACCAGCTGCCATTGGTACAGAAATATCTCTGTTTAAAAATGTATTTGCTGATATAGGAGATGAGCAAAGTATTGAGCAAAACTTAAGTACTTTTTCATCACATATGAATAGAATAAAGAGTTTTATAGCTAAAGCAGATAAAGATAGTCTAATATTAATGGATGAATTAGGCGCAGGAACTGATCCTAAAGAGGGGGCAGCCCTGGGAATATCAATTATGGAGAGTTTAAGAGAAAAAGGGGCATTTACAATTGTAACTACTCATTATAGTCAGCTAAAGAATTATGCCTATAATAAAGATGGAGTAGAAAATGCTTCTGTGGAATTTAATATTGAAACATTAAAACCAACATATAAGGTTTTGATGGGTATACCTGGTGGTAGTAATGCTTTTGCAATAGCTGAGAGATTGGGCATTCCGAAAGAGATAGTCCTTGATGCTAAAGATTTATTAAGTAGTGATGAGATAGAAGTTGAAGAAATTATCAGTGGTCTTAATCATGAAAGAAAAAAATACAAAGAATTAAAAGAAGAATTTTTAGCAAAGGAGCAAGAGGCGAAAGAATTAAGAAAAAAATATCATGAAGAAGTTGAAAGTTTAAAAAAGAAAAAAGAAGATATAGTTAAAAAAGCACATGAAAAAGCATCTGATATAATAGAGACTGCCAGGAAACAAAGTAAAGAAATTCTTAAAAAATTAAAAAAATCAGACTTCACCTCACGTTCTGAAGTTGATAGAGAAGGAAATGAAGTAAATCAAGACTTTAAAACACTCGATGATAGTTTCCTAAGTAGTAAAGAATTAACTGTTAAAGATGCAAAGTCGCAAGAAGATATATCAATTGGCGATGATGTAAGGATATTGAGTGTTGGTAGAAGAGGAAAAGTAATCGATATAGATTATGATAAAGAAGAAGTAAGTGTCCAGGCTGGGATAATGACAGTTAAAGCCAGTCTTGAAGATATAGTAAAAGCAGAAATGCCGGAAATAAAAAAGAAAGAAATGATAAAAAAATATAAGCTTAAAAAGACCCAGAAGGTTTCATCTAGTTTAGATTTAAGAGGAGAAAGATATGAATTAGCTCAAAGAAAAGTGGATAAATATTTAGATGATGTATTTTTAGCAGGACTTAAACAAGTGGAAATAATCCATGGAAAAGGAACTGGTGCATTGAGAGAGGCTGTTAAAGATATAATAAAATCTCATAAACATGTAGATTCATATCGCTTAGGAAGACAAGAAGAAGGTGGCACTGGAGTAACAATAGTTTCTGTAAAATAG